Within the Marixanthomonas sp. SCSIO 43207 genome, the region CGAAACTGAAAGCGAAGCTTTATACAAAACGTATATGGATGCGGTTTCAAAAGGTGTTGACTTAGAGTCAAACATTGGTGATTTAAATGAAATTATTGCCACACAAAAGGATGATCTTGATAAAAAGAAAAAGTCTATCAAGTTTACTCAAATGACAACGGGATTAAGTATTGCTTTAATTGTAATTCTTTCCTTGTTAACACTTTCACTGTATAAAAACAATAACTTAAGAGCCAAAGCAAACGACCTTTTAAAAGATAAAAATACAGAGCTGCAATTGGCCAAAGAAAAGGCAGAGAAAGCTTCATTGGCTAAAGCACAATTTTTATCTACTATTACTCACGAGCTAAGAACACCGTTGTATGCCGTTACCGGTTTAACGCATCTATTACTTGAGGAAGACCCAAAAGATCACCAAAGAGAGCATCTAAATTCATTAAAGTTTTCAGGAGAATATTTGCTGTCTTTAATTAATAATATTTTAGATTTAAATAAACTTGAAGCCAATAAAGTTGAACTAGAGCGTACTACTTTCAGCCTTAAAAAACGAATTAATGATGTACTCATTGCTTTACGAAAAACAGCAGATGACAAGAATAACAAACTTCATTTAGAGTTTGATGAAAATATCCCTAATAAACTAGTAGGAGATCCATTAAAGCTGTCTCAAATTTTAATTAATCTGATTGGTAATTCTTTGAAGTTTACTCAAAATGGCGATGTTACGGTTCGTGTGCAAAACTTAGAACAAAAAACCAATAAAGTTCTTCTACACTTTGAGATTGAGGACAACGGCGTGGGTATTTCAAGAAAAAAGCAAAAAAGTATTTTTGAAACCTTTTCTCAAGGATCACTTCAAATTAATAGAAAATTTGGAGGTACCGGCCTTGGGCTTTCTATCGTTAAAAACTTACTTGAATTGATGAATAGCAAAATTAATTTAGAAAGTCAGCTAGGAAAAGGGTCAAAATTTTGGTTTAATTTAACGCTTTCGGTATCTGAAGAATATCAAGAAGATGAAAATGCCAATAAAGTTGCTTATGAAATTGACTATGAAGTACTAGAAAACAAATCTGTTTTGGTAGTTGAAGACAACAAAATCAACCAGATGATTACCAAAAAGATTCTTGAAAAAAACCATATGAAATGTATGGTAGCAGACAATGGTATGGATGCCATTAAACTGGTAAAAGACAACAGTTTTGATATCATTTTAATGGATATTCATATGCCGGGCATAAGCGGTATTGAAGCCACCCAAAAGATTAGAGATTTTAATAAGCAAATTCCAATAATTGCATTAACAGCTGTTACTGTTGACGAAAATCTGGATGATTTTTACAGAGCCGGATTTAATGATATTATCCCAAAACCATTTAAAACTGAAGAATTTTTCGAGAAAATTTACCGCACAATTGATAATAAAAAAATGCCAATTGAAAACAGTTAACTCTTTCTTTTAAAAGCAACCCGTTGCAAGATTGCTTCCTTAAAAAAAGGACCTTGGTCATTCTTTATTTTGGTGGTAATAGGTAAATAATAAAAGGCAAACTTGTCTAGTTTTGTTTTAAGCCGCATAAAATCCTTTTCAGTAGTTAAAATTAGTTCTTCCTTTTTTAAGGTTTCAATTTCTGAAGTTGAAAAACTATGGTGATCTGAAAATTTTTTATGAGAAAACTGAAAATTATTATTCTTCAAAAAATCAAGTAAAGGCTGAGGGTTTGCTATTCCAGTAACCAAAGTAAATTTTTTGTTTGAAAGATAATCTAAAGGCAGTGACTCCTTTTTACCAATAATTGTATCATCATAACCAATAGACGAAAAATAGATTTTTTGATGGTTTTGTAAGGGCATTACATATTCTATTTTTTGCAGCTTGGCATATGGTACAGTGTCAGGACATTTTGTAACCACGATAATATCGGCTCGCTTTATACCTTTTCTTGGTTCGCGTAAATTACCGGTTGGCAACATAAAGTCATTTATAAATAAATCATGGTAAGGAGTGAGTACTATATTGGTATCTGCTTTCACTTTTCTATGCTGAAAAGCATCGTCAAGTAATAGCACTTCAGCTTTTTTCTGAAGCTGCTCAATCCCGGTTCTTCTATCTGCACACACAGCTACCGTCACGTGAGGAAATTTATTTTTAAACTGAAGCGGTTCATCTCCTGTTTGTTCGGCGGTATGCGTTTGTAATACTTCTAAATATCCAGAGGTTTTTCGTTTATACCCACGACTCAACACAGCAATTTTATAATCTTCTTGAAGGGTTTCAATTAAATATTCAATCATGGGAGACTTTCCGGTCCCTCCTACTGAGAGGTTTCCTACACAAATAATAGGAATTGAATATTCACTACTTTTTAAATAGTTGTTATCGTATAAAAAATTTCTAAAACCTGTAATCCATCCGTATATAACAGCAAAAGGAAATAAAAATTTTCGGAGTATTTTCATATTACGAAAGTACTAATTCCCACACATATGTAATGACATTGAATTTAAATTTACAAATCTTGTATGAAAGTAAACGGCTTGCATAGTGTAAAACAGTTGAAACTCCTATCTTTACGGTAAAATTTTGCACTTTATGAAAGTAAAAGACGTCATTCAATTATTAGATGAATTTGCTCCCCTATCCTATGCCGAAGATTTTGACAACACAGGATTACTAGTTGGCGATGCACAAGCAACCGTTTCAGGCATTTTGGTCACCTTAGACACGCTAGAAGCTGTAGTAGATGAAGCTATTTCAGAAAACTGCAATATGATTGTTAGTTTTCACCCCATAATTTTTTCTGGCCTAAAAAAACTAACCGGAAAAACGTACGTAGAGCGTGTAGTTCAAAAAGCCATTAAACATGACATTAATATTTTTGCTATTCATACTGCTCTAGACAACGCCTGGAATGGGGTTAACGCAATGATTTGCAAAAAGCTAAACCTTACAAATAGAAAAATTTTAATTGAAAAAGAAGCTTCAATAAAAAAACTACTCACATTTGTTCCTGTAGATAATGCACCAACCGTGAGAGAAGCTTTATTTAATGCAGGTGCCGGTGAGATAGGTAATTACAGCAATTGCAGTTTTACACTAGAAGGTAAAGGAAGTTTTAATGGCAATGAAGATAGCAACCCCACAATAGGTACTAAAGGAGAAACCCATTTTGAAAAAGAAATGCAAATTGGCGTTACCTATCACAAACACAAAGAAAATAGGATACTACAAGCGCTTTTTGAAGCGCACCCCTATGAAGAAGTGGCCTATGAAATATCAACCCTTGATAACAAAAATCAACAGTTGGGTATGGGGATGATTGGCGAACTCTCTTCGGAAATTTCTGAAGAAGAATTTTTAAAATTTATAAAAAAAACGATGCAAACCGGATGTGTAAGGCATTCAAAATTGCAAAATAAAAAAATAAAAAAAGTAGCCGTACTTGGAGGAAGCGGAAGCTTTGCAATTAAAGCTGCAAAGGCTGCTGGAGCAGATGCTTACGTAACTGCAGATTTAAAATATCATGACTTTTTTACAGCAGAAAACGATATTTTATTATGCGATATTGGTCACTATGAAAGTGAACAATACACAAAAGAGCTTTTAGTTTCTTTCCTTACAAAAAAAATTAGTAATTTTGCAATCGTTTTATCACAAATAAACACCAATCCTATTAGCTATTTTTAATTTATGGCAAAAAAAACAGAAACCACTGTAGAAGAAAAGTTAAGAGCACTGTACGACTTACAATTGATTGACTCTAGAATCGATGAGATTCGTAATGTGCGTGGAGAATTACCTTTAGAAGTTGAAGATTTGGAAGATGAAGTAGCCGGTATGAATACCCGTCTTGACAAGTTAAACACAGATCTAGAAGTGCTTGAAAACAATATCAAAGAAAAGAAAAATGGTATTGAAGAATCAAAGGCTCTTATTAAAAAATACTCTTCACAACAAGACAATGTACGTAACAACCGTGAGTACAATTCTTTAAGCAAGGAGATTGAGTTTCAAGAATTAGAAATTCAATTATCTGAAAAGCACATTAAAGAATTTAAAGCTCAAATTGAGCAGAAAAAAGAAGTGATTGAGGAAACCAAATCACGTTTAAAGGATCGTGAAGATCACTTAAAACATAAGCAAGGTGAGCTTGATGAAATTCTTTCAGAAACTGAAAAAGAGGAAAAAGCTCTTATAAAAGAATCTGAAAAATTTGAGAAAAAGATTGAAGAACGCCTAGTAAAAGCTTATAAGAGAATTCGCGGAAACGTTAAAAACGGTCTTGCTGTAGTGCAAGTTGAGCGAGGTGCTTCTGGTGGTTCTTTCTTTACAATCCCTCCACAAGTACAAATGGAAATCGCTGCCAGAAAAAAGATAATCACTGATGAACACAGTGGACGTATTTTGGTAGATCCTGCTCTGGCACAAGAGGAAAAAGAAAAGATGGAAAAGCTTTTTGAAAAAGTTTCATAAATAGCTTTTAAAAAACTATAACAAAGCCTTCACAAATCGTGAGGGCTTTTTTTAGTACTTTTCTGAAAGGAATTTTTAAACAATTCGACAGATTTCAAAAAACTAAAGTACTATGAACAAGCTATTCTTCCTTTTATTTTCCTCTCTAATTGTTTCACTTCCTGTTTCTTGCCAATCTAATGATAAAAACAAAGAAGCTGAAGCGGTTGCACAAAAGACACAACAACCAGTTACGGTTCCTTCTGAAAATGGATTGGAACGCGCCTACTTTGCAAGTGGTTGCTTTTGGTGCGTAGAAGCTATTTATGAAAGCGTAAAAGGAGTAGACGAAGCCATTTCTGGGTATAGTGGCGGTCATACAAAAAACCCAACCTATGAATCTAGTAACACGGGCACAACAGGACACGCCGAAGCAGTAGAGATTATTTATAACCCAAATGTAGTTTCTTTTAAGACATTGGTAGATGTGTATTTTGGATCTCAAAATATTACTCAAGTAAATGGACAAGGTCCAGACCGCGGATCACAATATAGAAGTATTATTTTTTATCAAAATGATGAGCAAAAGCAAATAATTGATACTAAAATTGCAGCGCTAGAAAAAGAAGTTGGTAAAGGTAACGTAGCCGCGCAGGTACTTCCTTTTCAGAAATTCTGGAAAGCCGAAGCATATCATCAAGATTATGAGAAAAATAATCCTAACAACCCGTACATTCAAAACGTTTCTATACCTAGGTTAAATAAGTTTAAGGCAAAGTTTCCTGATATTTTAAAAACCGATAAAGAGACACATTAAAGAAAAGTATTCCAAGAACTTAAAAAAGGAACCCTTTAAGGCGTTCCTTTTTTTATTGCTTTTATTTCAAATACTAAGGGGTACAATTTTGAAGTCATTTCAAACATAGCATTGCTGTTCTGCTTCAAATTAGGAAAAATATC harbors:
- the lpxK gene encoding tetraacyldisaccharide 4'-kinase — encoded protein: MKILRKFLFPFAVIYGWITGFRNFLYDNNYLKSSEYSIPIICVGNLSVGGTGKSPMIEYLIETLQEDYKIAVLSRGYKRKTSGYLEVLQTHTAEQTGDEPLQFKNKFPHVTVAVCADRRTGIEQLQKKAEVLLLDDAFQHRKVKADTNIVLTPYHDLFINDFMLPTGNLREPRKGIKRADIIVVTKCPDTVPYAKLQKIEYVMPLQNHQKIYFSSIGYDDTIIGKKESLPLDYLSNKKFTLVTGIANPQPLLDFLKNNNFQFSHKKFSDHHSFSTSEIETLKKEELILTTEKDFMRLKTKLDKFAFYYLPITTKIKNDQGPFFKEAILQRVAFKRKS
- the msrA gene encoding peptide-methionine (S)-S-oxide reductase MsrA: MNKLFFLLFSSLIVSLPVSCQSNDKNKEAEAVAQKTQQPVTVPSENGLERAYFASGCFWCVEAIYESVKGVDEAISGYSGGHTKNPTYESSNTGTTGHAEAVEIIYNPNVVSFKTLVDVYFGSQNITQVNGQGPDRGSQYRSIIFYQNDEQKQIIDTKIAALEKEVGKGNVAAQVLPFQKFWKAEAYHQDYEKNNPNNPYIQNVSIPRLNKFKAKFPDILKTDKETH
- a CDS encoding response regulator, whose protein sequence is MHRALFTYKPVSIFLAFFFTFCGVLAQDRKIDTIALIKKDREKAINAIFKQDFETAILSLNEANQLALNSNNTLLKSDIRFHIAELHYYLQNFQKASEEINKSITLINSLDIEKDSELAKSFALKGLILVKTGDFQNSEKFLKDAYKIYIQQNDEAGQSQVILGLGLLELQKKNYNSAINYFDAAIPLLKKYEFTYQEAEAHLRKADAFLNIADGSQASNLRTAKTSLEKALSIIDTNSFSKLKADSYRVISYIALKENDFKKSERNLELYETESEALYKTYMDAVSKGVDLESNIGDLNEIIATQKDDLDKKKKSIKFTQMTTGLSIALIVILSLLTLSLYKNNNLRAKANDLLKDKNTELQLAKEKAEKASLAKAQFLSTITHELRTPLYAVTGLTHLLLEEDPKDHQREHLNSLKFSGEYLLSLINNILDLNKLEANKVELERTTFSLKKRINDVLIALRKTADDKNNKLHLEFDENIPNKLVGDPLKLSQILINLIGNSLKFTQNGDVTVRVQNLEQKTNKVLLHFEIEDNGVGISRKKQKSIFETFSQGSLQINRKFGGTGLGLSIVKNLLELMNSKINLESQLGKGSKFWFNLTLSVSEEYQEDENANKVAYEIDYEVLENKSVLVVEDNKINQMITKKILEKNHMKCMVADNGMDAIKLVKDNSFDIILMDIHMPGISGIEATQKIRDFNKQIPIIALTAVTVDENLDDFYRAGFNDIIPKPFKTEEFFEKIYRTIDNKKMPIENS
- a CDS encoding zinc ribbon domain-containing protein, whose protein sequence is MAKKTETTVEEKLRALYDLQLIDSRIDEIRNVRGELPLEVEDLEDEVAGMNTRLDKLNTDLEVLENNIKEKKNGIEESKALIKKYSSQQDNVRNNREYNSLSKEIEFQELEIQLSEKHIKEFKAQIEQKKEVIEETKSRLKDREDHLKHKQGELDEILSETEKEEKALIKESEKFEKKIEERLVKAYKRIRGNVKNGLAVVQVERGASGGSFFTIPPQVQMEIAARKKIITDEHSGRILVDPALAQEEKEKMEKLFEKVS
- a CDS encoding Nif3-like dinuclear metal center hexameric protein encodes the protein MKVKDVIQLLDEFAPLSYAEDFDNTGLLVGDAQATVSGILVTLDTLEAVVDEAISENCNMIVSFHPIIFSGLKKLTGKTYVERVVQKAIKHDINIFAIHTALDNAWNGVNAMICKKLNLTNRKILIEKEASIKKLLTFVPVDNAPTVREALFNAGAGEIGNYSNCSFTLEGKGSFNGNEDSNPTIGTKGETHFEKEMQIGVTYHKHKENRILQALFEAHPYEEVAYEISTLDNKNQQLGMGMIGELSSEISEEEFLKFIKKTMQTGCVRHSKLQNKKIKKVAVLGGSGSFAIKAAKAAGADAYVTADLKYHDFFTAENDILLCDIGHYESEQYTKELLVSFLTKKISNFAIVLSQINTNPISYF